GTCTGGAACTACTCCAAGCTGATTGATTCTGAAAAACTGAGGTATCTAATTTAATTTCAGACTGTCCCCAAGTGTCTTTAGAAACGCTAATTAAATTTCCAAACTTGTTGGGATTACCATTTGCATCCATACCAGTAATAGCTGCAATTTTAAATGGATCGTTGCCGCCGCGTTCTAAAAGTAAAAACCCAGTATTGTTGACATAATTGCTGGTGGCTTTAAAGCCATCTTCGACGATAAAATCGACTCTTTCTATATTATTGTAATTTACGGCACCAGAAGAATTGTTAGAAAAAACATTATCTGTTCCACCGTTAATAAATTCACTTCTTACTGCTTCTTCCATTGTAGATATGGCAGAACTAGCTATGGAACCATTGGAATCTTCTTCTAAAAAATATATATGTCTTTCGCCAGTAACAAAATTATTGTCTTTTCTTTGAAATTTAACTTTATCTACAAGTTCAAAAATTTTATAGTCGCGATCGCCAACTGTAAAGCCATTAAGTTTAATATTTTTTCCAGTACCAAAATTACGAGAGCTACAATTACTTCCATTTTGATCGCAAACATCTAAAGTCGAAGATGTAGCATTTTCTTTAGATGTATCTAAAGAATCAATTCCTACTGGTGCGGTAGACTGCGATCCTGCTGGTTGGGTAAAGACAGAACCTGTCATTAGTAAACCAACAAAGCTAGCAGAAGCTATTTTTTTAATAGAATCAGACATATTTTAAGTTTGTTTTTAGATTCAAAATGTATTGAAGTCATTAATTACAAATACAGGGTTTATTATTGGTTGCAATCGATATAGCTAAATCTAAAGTAGCAATAAATATTAGAGTTAGTAAATTCAGGAAAATACTAACTTTTATTATTAAATAATAATTAAAACTAAGTATATAAATTAAGTTTTTAATAAAGAAAATAAAAATTATAAAAAAAGCGATCTTTTTTAGGAGATCGCTTTAAAAATTAAGTAATTTAGTGTTTTAATCGTGGTCAGTACTAGTCAGTAGGAATAACTTTAATATTGACTGTAGCTGTACCAATACCATCTTTTGGATCGACAGCAGTATACTCAAAACTATCATCACCATAAAAGTTTGCATTGGGAGTATATCTAATTTTTTTAATACCATCGTGATTTTCAACCACAGCAGTTCCATTAATGGGAGTAGTTACTTTTCCATTTTGTATGTTTAAGATGTCTCCATCAGAGTCGCTGTCGTTGGCTAATACATCGATCAAAACTGAGTTATTCATTATTGTCTCAGCGCTATCGTCTACTATACCAGGAGGGTTGTTAGGATCGAGATCGAGATTCGTATCTGGAATAACTATTCCTCTCATTAGTTGTTTGTTAGCAGAGAAAGTATGGTTATCTGATTCAAATTTGGCACCACTACCTGTTAAGGTTTCAACAACAATTTCGTCGTATGCTTTGTCATTGAAAAATAAGTTGACAAAAGAAAATGGTTCTTTTAGGTGTCCGTTGTTACCGTAACCACCGTTAGGATTGCCATAGTATGCCTGGGTATCTTTGACTCCAGAGCTATTAATAAAGTTCACTAAGTCTTCTGTTTTAAAAACAGCAACCTCTTTTCCATCATTTTTAAAAGTTATTTTATTGTAAGCATCCCCTGCCGACCACCAAAAACCGAAATATCTTTGATCTTGGTTGACTGTTAAACTATAGCTTCTCTGACCAGAAGCCTGGGTGATATATTTTGAACCATTAGCACCACCCCATTGATCTCTGGTTTTAATCTCTAAGCCTCCATTGTATTGATAAGTGGTGGTACCATTAGTTTTACTAAACCCTGCTGTTCCAGAAAGACTGTTAAAATCAACTACATAATAGTTATTACTCGATAACTGACTAGTTTGAGTTTTAGGAAGTTCTATTGTAACTACAATATCCGCACTAAGACTACAGCTTTCATCTTTTTTGTAATCGTAGTTCCCTTTATTAATCATTTCTATTGCTGTGGAAATGTCACTGGGCTTAGTCAAGCCAGCTTTTTTCAATATTTTGGTGAGCTTGTCTCCGTTACCAGGGTTGCTAGGGTCAAATTTTTCTATAGTATATTGTCTCGACCCAATGGTAATATTAATATCGCAGTTATTTCCGTGACCATTATTATTATCAATTATCTGTGCGTTAGCTGTATTAAGACTAGACTGCGAAATTAAGGCTCCAGTTAAAGCAACACCAACTAAAGTATTGGCAGTAAATTTTTTAAGATTAATAAAATTAGACATGTTTGTGGTTCCTTTTGAAATTTGATATGTGTTTTGAAGCTATTAAATTTGTAATTTCGATTTAGAAGTTAGTTTTAGTGGTTTGATTTAAATCAAGAATAGCAGTGGTAAATAACATTAGTAAATTCAAGAAAACACCGATTTTTGATTATGAAGCAGTGATTAAAGCTAGGTAAACAAAATGAGTTTTTAATGAAGATAAAAACTAAAGCGAATAAATAATTGATTTAAATTGCTTAGTTTTTTCCGTTCTATTTACTTCTATCAAGATATTTTTTTTGTAGCTGTGATTTGATACCAGATAGCGAAAAAATAATTAAATAGCAAAAGATAAATAATACTGGTTCGGACTTTTTTACCCATACAAATTGACATTAGATTGCTTAAAAACCAAGTATTCTCAATATTTTAAAAATACCCTTGTACAGTTGTATTGCTGTATTATGAAATGCTTTAAAGCTACAAATATAATGATTTTAGTAATATTTGAGAATTTATAAAATTACAGCGATCGCGCTATTTTAGTAATACTAAATTATCGTCATGTAGGTTACTTTTGTAACGCCCCCTAAATCCCCCAACTTTGGGGGACTTAAAGAAGTTTTTGCTCGACTGTAAAAATGATTTATACTAATCGGGTTTAGTAAGGCTCAAAAAATAGCTGCGTAACTGTTCGTATATCTGGTTTTTAGCGAATGTCCGATTGCATTCACCCGTAACACTAAGAATGGGAACAACTTCTGCTACACAGTTACTATAGGCGAGTGCTTGTAAACCACGAACAAACTCAAGAGTCCAGATGTTTTCGCGAACGGCGATATTTTGCTGGCGGAGATAGTTTAATAGTTGCGATCGGGCTATTCCTGGTAAGATACCGCTAGCTAAAGCTGGAGTGTACCAACAACCGTCGTGCCAACCCCAAAGATTGCCCGTACTGGTTTCCAGCCAATTACCGTTAGTGTCTATTAATATTGCTTCTTTAGCACCGTGTTTATTTGCTTTTTGTAAAGCTAAGTACGCGCCTAAGTAATTACCCGTTTTGTAAGTAGCAATGTCGCGACGAAATAAATTGTCTGCTGCTAACCAAGCGGTAATTCCCTGTTGGCGTTGGGTTAAGTCTAAAGGCAAATTACGCCCGACAATTAGTTCGCGTCCATTGGGAAATATAGTTATTCTCAGGACGGGAAACGAAGCTAATAAAGTTTCTACACCTTGTTGTAAATGCTGCCAGTTTGGTTGTTGCCAATTGAAAACTGTTAGGCTTTGTTTGAGGCGATCGCAGTGAGCATTCCAATTAGTGAGAGGATGGCTTAAAGACTGTTGGTAAACCCGCATTGTGGTAAAAACAGTTGCGCCGTAGAGTAATCCAGGTTCATTAATGTGTAGTTGTAAAGTATCTTGTTGACTCAGCTTGCCATCGTACCAATACATTATTTACAACTCGTCTTCAGTAAGCTGTGCTACTTTCAAAAAATGCTTTAACAAGCCAGTTTTCAAAGCTTTATTACCATAAATTGGAACAGAAATTCGTTGTGGATTATCAGATTTTCCGTAAATATGATGACTGCCATTGACTCTCAGCAATATCCATCCATGACGTTCGAGTAGTTTAGCAAATTTCTTGCCGCTAATAGATTTCATACCGCAATCTCTAAGATTTGAGCATTAGTATCTAATTTAAGCTCGGCTTCATCAATAGACAAACATCCTTCTACTGCCTCATAAATATTTTGCAGTAATTCTTCAAAAGTATCTCCTTGAGTAGCACAGCCAGGAATTGCAGGTACTTCTGCCCAAAATCCACCTTCTTCTGCTTGATGAACAATAACTTTTAGTTTCATAATTATTACGTTCGATGCAACATCATAAAAATTATATCTATATGTTTGTTGTAATCTAAAAAATTCAGAGTTTTGCTATTGATTTACTAGCGATCGCCAGTTATTTATTAATTTGATTTGACGTAACTCAAACAACCGACATCTACACTCGCTTCAAAAACGAAAAATAATAAAATCATCATTCTTAAGACGTATATTTTGTTAATAAATTAAAAATATTGATAGACAAAACAAGGCAAGATATTTGAGCTAGACTACTTCTAACTAAGTTCGTGTTATAGATAAATAATATGAGAAATCATATTTAGCAGTGCAGTTTGACTCAACACTTGCTTCATCTATAAAGCGATCGCTCTAAATTGATAATGACACTTTAGTAATATCGACTTTGTTAAGTATATAGATAAAAAGCCATTTGACTATTGTTTTAGCGAGAAAAATTGTTACGGCTAATTATTTTTTATCAGCATTAAAAACGAACGGAAAAAGAAAAATAATGAACATTGGTAGACGAAATTTAATTAAGTTTGCTTCTGCATCGAGTTTAGTTGCCGCAGGTTTGGCAGCTTCAAGTAAATATACGCCACTTTTTGCACAGGATGTATCAAATGTTGGTGTCAAAGAAGGAGAAATGCTCTATCGGCAATTAGGGCGCACGGGAGAAAAAGTCTCACTAATTGGTTTGGGCGGTCATCATATTGGCAGACCTAAAGACGAGCAAATGGCAATCGCGCTAATTCGTAAAGCGATCGATCGCGGCATTAATTTTATGGATAACTGCTGGGACTATCACGACGGCGGTAGCGAACTGAGAATGGGTAAAGCTTTGCAAAATGGCTATCGCGACAAAGTTTTTCTTATGACTAAAATTGACGGTCGAACCAAAAAGTCTGCTGCCGAACAAATAGACCAGTCCCTGCAACGCTTGCGAACCGATCGCATCGATCTGCTGCAACATCATGAAATTATTCGCCTGGAAGATCCCGATCGCGTTTTTGCCCCAGGCGGTTCGATGGAAGCAGTATTAGAGGCTCAAACAGCTGGAAAAGTTCGCTACATAGGTTTTACAGGACATAAAGACCCATACGTTCATCTCAGAATGCTAGAAATTGCCAAACAGAATAACTTCCGTTTTGATGCAGTACAAATGCCTTTAAATGTAATGGACGCTCACTTTAGAAGTTTTGAACGGCAAGTTTTACCCGTTCTGGTTCGAGATGAGATTGGCGTATTGGGTATGAAATCAATGGGCGATCCTTACATTCTTCAGAGTAACACCGTTAGCCCCATTGAATGCCTTCATTACTCGATGAATTTGCCCACTTCGACGGTAATTACGGGTATTGAAAAAATGTCGATTTTAGACCAGGCATTTGAGGCGGTCAAAACCTTTGAACCTATGAGTGAAGAACAAGTAAGTGCATTACTCGATCGCACCCGCGAAGCAGCAGCTACAGGTAAGTACGAGCTATTTAAAACCTCATATAAATTTGACGGTACAGCTAAAAACCCCGAATGGTTGGGATATATCGATTCATAGTTAAACTGCTTTTAGTATTTAATTAATACTGAATGAATTAAGATCTTAAATAATAAGAGCGCGTTCGCAATTCGATATTATTCTCTTGTTTCTATGGTTAAGTCTCTTTCAACCTCACAGTCAACTTCAACTTCTAGTTTTTCAAATAACAATTTATCGGCAACCCAAAAAATTGCTTTAGACGTGTCGGGCATGAAGTGTGCTGGCTGTGTTAAGGCTGTAGAAAATCAGTTAGAACAAAATTCTGGGGTAGTATCGGCTCAAGTCAATCTAATTACAGAAGTAGCGGTAGTTGAATACGAAGCTAAAACTGTCAAACCAGAATCACTAGCAGAAAAACTAACTGCAACGGGTTTTCCTACGCAATTGCGACAGAGCGATCGCAGCATTCGGCAAGCCGCTAATGATGCTCGTAACAAACGCCAAGAGCAGCAGCAACAGCAAGTTCGCCAATTGATTACTGCCGCGATATTATTAGTTTTTTCCAGTATTGGGCATCTCAAACATTTTGGTTTGCCCTATATTCCCGTACTGAGTAATGTTTGGTTTCATTGGGGGTTGGCAACTCTAGCTATATTTATCCCTGGGCGATCGCTCATAATTGATGGTTGGCGCGGTTTAGTTCGTGCTATGCCCAACATGAATACTTTAGTCGGTTTGGGTACAGTTAGTGCCTATGTGGCTAGCTGCATAGCTTTAGTATTTCCCCAACTAGGTTGGGAATGCTTTTTCGATGAACCAGTAATGCTGCTGGGCTTTATCTTGTTGGGGCGGACTATAGAGAAAAAAGCTAGAAATCGTGCTTCTCAGGCGTTAGAAAAACTAGTCTTTTTGCAGCCACCAGTTGCCCGTTTGGTTAGTAAAGATGATTCAGAAACGGCAATTGAAATTCCTGTAGAACAAGTCAAGATAGGCGAATGGCTGCGAGTTTTACCAGGAGAAAAAATTCCCGTTGATGGGGAGATAGTTTTAGGTGAAACAGCTATTGACGAGTCGATGCTGACGGGAGAATCTTTGCCTGTAGAGAAGCGAGCTTCAGATATGGTAAAGGCAGGTACTATTAATCAATCTGGAGTTATTACGCTCGAAATAACTAAAATTGGCGATCGCACGACTCTTGCTAAAATTATCAGTCTGGTTGAAGATGCCCAAACTCATAAAGCTCCAGTACAGCAGCTTGCCGATACCATTGCGGGTTACTTTGCCTATGGGGTAATGGCGATCGCTACATTAACTTTTCTGTTTTGGTATTTTATCGGCACTACAGTTTGGACGGAAGTTTTAGTTACCACTTCCCACACTATGGGAGGTATGGTAATGAATACTTCACCTCTATTGTTAAGTCTTAAACTAGCAATTTCTGTATTGGTTATCGCCTGTCCCTGTGCGCTGGGTTTGGCTACCCCCACCGCAATTTTAGTCGGTACGAGTATCGGTGCCGAACGAGGAATTTTAATTAAAGGTGGCGATATTTTAGAGCGAGTCCAGCAATTAGATACCGTCGTCTTCGACAAAACTGGTACTTTAACTATCGGTCATCCGCAAGTTACTGACTGTATACCTTATGGCGAACTGGATAGCAATCGCCTATTACAGTTAGCTGCTGCTGTTGAAAATGGCAGCAATCATCCTTTGGCTAAAGCAATTATCGACTATGCTAAAAAACAACAACTTTCTATGCTGAAAGCACAAGATTTTCAAAGTGAATCGGGTTTGGGTATTTTGGCAACGGTAGCAGATAAAAAAGTTTATTTGGGTAATAAAGATTGGTTAGTCAAACACAATATTAAACTTGACGATGACAGCCAACGTCGGGCAGAGTCTCTATTGCGATCGGGAAAAACGGTTATTTATGTAGGAGTAGAAGAAAAATTAGGGGGATTAATTGCCTTACAAGACACCCTACGTCCCGATGCGGCTCAAACCGTTCGAGAATTGCAGTCAATGGGTTTAGAAGTAGTTTTACTTACAGGCGATCGCCAAGAAGTAGCAGATACCGTAGCAAAAGAACTAAAGATAAACAGAGTCTTAGCTGAAGTCAAACCAGAACAAAAAGCAGAGGCGATTAAATCTTTACAAAAATCGCAGACAGTAGCTATTATTGGCGACGGCATCAACGACGCGCCAGCTTTAGCAGTAGCAGATGTAGGCATATCTTTACAAGAAAGTACAGATGTAGCGATCGAAACCGCCGATATCGTTTTGATGCAGAATAAGTTAGCAGATGCGATCGCCTCAATCGAACTCAGTCGGGCAACCGTCAATAAAATTAGGCAAAATCTGCTTTGGGCTTTAGCGTATAACGTATTGGCAATCCCCCTGGCAGCAGGAATATTGTTACCTAGTTCGGGAATACTTTTATCTCCAGGGTTGGCAGCAGGAGCAATGGCGTTTAGTTCGGTAATAGTTGTTTGTAATTCACTTTTATTAAATCTTCATTTTTCCTCGACTAAACGATAATTTATGTGAAAATGAAAGACGAAAATTAGAAGTTTAAGCGATTTAGTAGACACCAAAAAGTAATCCGCTCATTACAAACTTACTTAATCAATGGCTGCAAAACCCGTACAACATCGTGAAGAACACGTATTAATCGTCATTGATGGCAAAGGACGAAAAGAAATTCTACTGCGAGAAGAATACTATTCTCTAGGTAGAGGAAAGCAATGCAACATCGTGTTGCAATCTCAGTTTGTATCCCGCCATCACGCTACTATTATCAAGCGATCGCGTGAAGATGGCAGTTATTACTATCGGATTATTGATGGAGATTCTGAAGGCAAGGTTAGCGTCAATGGCTTGTTAATAGATGGTCGTAAGGTACGCTTTCACGATCTTAAAGATGGGGATAAGGTAGTATTTGGTCCCCAGGTTTATGCAATCTATCAATATCGTCAATACGATATTTTTCCGACCATTCCCCCAGACGATCCTTTTGACATTACCCTAATCGATCCTTCAACGATTGATGCTTCACTGGATGTAGACAATTAATTTAATGGATGCTTTTGCCAATTTAATCGGACAGGATCGGGCAGTTCAATTTTTATGGCAGGCTGTAAAATTAAATCGTATCGCGCCGGCATATTTATTTTATGGTGCGGTTGGCATTGGTAAAAAAATAGCTGTGAAAAGTTTTGCCGAACTGTTACTGACTGCTAATTTACCATTTGATAAACAGCTTAAGGCGATTAAAAAAATTAGAGCCAAACAACATCCCGATTTGTTGTGGGTGCAGCCTACTTATCTACACAAAAAAGAATTAATCTCGGTCGATCGCGCTATGGAGCAAAATTTATCATTTAAAACCGCTCCTAAAATTCGCATCGAACAAATTAGAGATATTACGCGGTTTTTAACTCGCCATCCTTTAGAAGCCTCTCGTCAGATGGTAGTTATTGAATCAACCCAAACTCTAACAGAACCTACTGCTAATGCTTTGTTAAAAACCCTGGAAGAACCAGGAAACGCAACTATAGTTTTGCTAGCCCTGGACAAAGACTTACTTTTGCCTACATTGGTTTCACGCTGTCAACACGTCCAATTTTATCGCCTGTCAGAAAGTAATTTGGCAACAATTCTCCAACGGGAAGGCTACTCAGAAATTTTAGAGCATTCCGAACTCATGGAGATCGCCCAAGGAAGCCCAGGACAGGCGATCGCTTCTTGGCAGCAGCTACAGCAAATAGATCGAGATTTACTGCGGCAGTTGTTACAACCACCTCAAAGTCCTTTAGAAGCTTTTAAACTCGCCAAAACTATTAATGCAGAGCTAGATTTAACAGCGCAACTTTGGCTAATCGACTATTTACAAAACTACTATTGGCAACAAGGAGCGACACGAGAAACGATCGAGCATTGTGAAACAGCACGTCAGTATCTAAATGGTCACGTTCAACCCCGTTTGGTTTGGGAATGCCTACTTTTATCTCTGGTAAACAACAAACTGACTATAAATAGCCATGTTCGGTTAGGAAATTAAGACCAATATCTTCTTGTTGTGCGATCGCATTACCATTAATAGCTGTT
This window of the Myxosarcina sp. GI1 genome carries:
- a CDS encoding cadherin-like domain-containing protein, whose product is MSNFINLKKFTANTLVGVALTGALISQSSLNTANAQIIDNNNGHGNNCDINITIGSRQYTIEKFDPSNPGNGDKLTKILKKAGLTKPSDISTAIEMINKGNYDYKKDESCSLSADIVVTIELPKTQTSQLSSNNYYVVDFNSLSGTAGFSKTNGTTTYQYNGGLEIKTRDQWGGANGSKYITQASGQRSYSLTVNQDQRYFGFWWSAGDAYNKITFKNDGKEVAVFKTEDLVNFINSSGVKDTQAYYGNPNGGYGNNGHLKEPFSFVNLFFNDKAYDEIVVETLTGSGAKFESDNHTFSANKQLMRGIVIPDTNLDLDPNNPPGIVDDSAETIMNNSVLIDVLANDSDSDGDILNIQNGKVTTPINGTAVVENHDGIKKIRYTPNANFYGDDSFEYTAVDPKDGIGTATVNIKVIPTD
- a CDS encoding aminotransferase class IV, which encodes MYWYDGKLSQQDTLQLHINEPGLLYGATVFTTMRVYQQSLSHPLTNWNAHCDRLKQSLTVFNWQQPNWQHLQQGVETLLASFPVLRITIFPNGRELIVGRNLPLDLTQRQQGITAWLAADNLFRRDIATYKTGNYLGAYLALQKANKHGAKEAILIDTNGNWLETSTGNLWGWHDGCWYTPALASGILPGIARSQLLNYLRQQNIAVRENIWTLEFVRGLQALAYSNCVAEVVPILSVTGECNRTFAKNQIYEQLRSYFLSLTKPD
- a CDS encoding type II toxin-antitoxin system HicA family toxin; this translates as MKSISGKKFAKLLERHGWILLRVNGSHHIYGKSDNPQRISVPIYGNKALKTGLLKHFLKVAQLTEDEL
- a CDS encoding type II toxin-antitoxin system HicB family antitoxin, whose product is MKLKVIVHQAEEGGFWAEVPAIPGCATQGDTFEELLQNIYEAVEGCLSIDEAELKLDTNAQILEIAV
- a CDS encoding aldo/keto reductase, which codes for MNIGRRNLIKFASASSLVAAGLAASSKYTPLFAQDVSNVGVKEGEMLYRQLGRTGEKVSLIGLGGHHIGRPKDEQMAIALIRKAIDRGINFMDNCWDYHDGGSELRMGKALQNGYRDKVFLMTKIDGRTKKSAAEQIDQSLQRLRTDRIDLLQHHEIIRLEDPDRVFAPGGSMEAVLEAQTAGKVRYIGFTGHKDPYVHLRMLEIAKQNNFRFDAVQMPLNVMDAHFRSFERQVLPVLVRDEIGVLGMKSMGDPYILQSNTVSPIECLHYSMNLPTSTVITGIEKMSILDQAFEAVKTFEPMSEEQVSALLDRTREAAATGKYELFKTSYKFDGTAKNPEWLGYIDS
- a CDS encoding cation-translocating P-type ATPase; this translates as MVKSLSTSQSTSTSSFSNNNLSATQKIALDVSGMKCAGCVKAVENQLEQNSGVVSAQVNLITEVAVVEYEAKTVKPESLAEKLTATGFPTQLRQSDRSIRQAANDARNKRQEQQQQQVRQLITAAILLVFSSIGHLKHFGLPYIPVLSNVWFHWGLATLAIFIPGRSLIIDGWRGLVRAMPNMNTLVGLGTVSAYVASCIALVFPQLGWECFFDEPVMLLGFILLGRTIEKKARNRASQALEKLVFLQPPVARLVSKDDSETAIEIPVEQVKIGEWLRVLPGEKIPVDGEIVLGETAIDESMLTGESLPVEKRASDMVKAGTINQSGVITLEITKIGDRTTLAKIISLVEDAQTHKAPVQQLADTIAGYFAYGVMAIATLTFLFWYFIGTTVWTEVLVTTSHTMGGMVMNTSPLLLSLKLAISVLVIACPCALGLATPTAILVGTSIGAERGILIKGGDILERVQQLDTVVFDKTGTLTIGHPQVTDCIPYGELDSNRLLQLAAAVENGSNHPLAKAIIDYAKKQQLSMLKAQDFQSESGLGILATVADKKVYLGNKDWLVKHNIKLDDDSQRRAESLLRSGKTVIYVGVEEKLGGLIALQDTLRPDAAQTVRELQSMGLEVVLLTGDRQEVADTVAKELKINRVLAEVKPEQKAEAIKSLQKSQTVAIIGDGINDAPALAVADVGISLQESTDVAIETADIVLMQNKLADAIASIELSRATVNKIRQNLLWALAYNVLAIPLAAGILLPSSGILLSPGLAAGAMAFSSVIVVCNSLLLNLHFSSTKR
- a CDS encoding FHA domain-containing protein produces the protein MAAKPVQHREEHVLIVIDGKGRKEILLREEYYSLGRGKQCNIVLQSQFVSRHHATIIKRSREDGSYYYRIIDGDSEGKVSVNGLLIDGRKVRFHDLKDGDKVVFGPQVYAIYQYRQYDIFPTIPPDDPFDITLIDPSTIDASLDVDN
- a CDS encoding DNA polymerase III subunit delta' (catalyzes the DNA-template-directed extension of the 3'-end of a DNA strand; the delta' subunit seems to interact with the gamma subunit to transfer the beta subunit on the DNA); this translates as MDAFANLIGQDRAVQFLWQAVKLNRIAPAYLFYGAVGIGKKIAVKSFAELLLTANLPFDKQLKAIKKIRAKQHPDLLWVQPTYLHKKELISVDRAMEQNLSFKTAPKIRIEQIRDITRFLTRHPLEASRQMVVIESTQTLTEPTANALLKTLEEPGNATIVLLALDKDLLLPTLVSRCQHVQFYRLSESNLATILQREGYSEILEHSELMEIAQGSPGQAIASWQQLQQIDRDLLRQLLQPPQSPLEAFKLAKTINAELDLTAQLWLIDYLQNYYWQQGATRETIEHCETARQYLNGHVQPRLVWECLLLSLVNNKLTINSHVRLGN